A single Eulemur rufifrons isolate Redbay chromosome 9, OSU_ERuf_1, whole genome shotgun sequence DNA region contains:
- the CCL16 gene encoding LOW QUALITY PROTEIN: C-C motif chemokine 16 (The sequence of the model RefSeq protein was modified relative to this genomic sequence to represent the inferred CDS: substituted 1 base at 1 genomic stop codon), giving the protein MKVSVAAFFLLIVILTTTAAFNSQPKIPEVVNQPTTCCLKYQEKLLPRKLVLGYRKALSCQLPAIIFVTRKNXDVCSNPSNDWVQEYIKDPSLPLLPSRNSGLKSNTSKTDQPQLRSSP; this is encoded by the exons ATGAAGGTCTCTGTGGCTGCCTTCTTTCTCCTCATCGTCATCCTCACCACTACTGCTGCTTTTAACAGCCAGCCAA AAATTCCTGAGGTGGTGAACCAGCCGACCACCTGCTGCCTGAAGTATCAGGAGAAACTATTGCCAAGGAAACTGGTGCTAGGCTACCGGAAGGCCCTCAGCTGTCAGCTGCCAGCAATCAT CTTCGTCACCAGAAAGAACTGAGACGTCTGCAGCAACCCCAGCAACGACTGGGTCCAAGAGTACATCAAGGATCCCAGCCTACCTTTGCTGCCCTCCAGAAACTCGGGGCTTAAAAGTAATACATCAAAGACAGACCAACCCCAGCTCCGAAGCTCCCCATGA
- the CCL14 gene encoding C-C motif chemokine 14 produces MKVSVAAISFLLLLLRLCTTAPGAGAKSSSRGPYHPAECCFTYTTHELPRYRITDYYETSSQCSKPGIVFITKKGHYICSNPSDDWVQDYIKDMEEN; encoded by the exons ATGAAGGTCTCGGTGGCTgccatctccttcctcctcctcctcctccgcctctgCACCACCGCCCCAGGGGCCGGAGCCAAATCCTCCTCAC GAGGACCCTACCACCCCGCCGAGTGCTGCTTCACCTACACTACCCACGAGCTCCCGCGTTACCGCATTACGGATTATTATGAGACCAGCAGCCAGTGCTCCAAGCCTGGAATCGT CTTCATCACCAAAAAGGGCCATTACATCTGTAGCAACCCCAGTGACGACTGGGTCCAGGACTACATCAAGGACATGGAGGAGAACTGA
- the LOC138392037 gene encoding C-C motif chemokine 15-like yields the protein MKVSGAALAFLILAAALGSQARVIHDTETRELMMEMRELKPPIIYHAFALPADCCFSYTSRSIRCSIMKDYFVTSSACSQPGVIFHTKKGQLVCAHPDGGGVQDCMRKLKSYSVSTNPGIMTIS from the exons ATGAAGGTCTCTGGGGCTGCCCTCGCCTTCCTCATCCTCGCTGCTGCCCTTGGATCCCAGGCCCGCGTCATACATG ATACAGAGACAAGAGAACTCATGATGGAAATGCGTGAGCTGAAACCTCCAATAATTTACCATG CCTTTGCACTTCCTGCTGACTGCTGCTTCTCCTACACCTCAAGAAGCATCCGGTGTTCAATCATGAAAGATTATTTTGTAACCAGCAGTGCGTGCTCCCAGCCAGGAGTCAT CTTCCACACCAAGAAAGGACAACTTGTCTGTGCCCACCCCGATGGGGGAGGAGTTCAAGATtgcatgagaaaactgaagtcctACTCGGTATCCACAAACCCAGGAATAATGACAATTTCTTGA